TACATGGGGGTAAATGTTGTACCATGAAAGTTTTTAGGTGTCATTGTGGACTTTATTCTCTATTTGGTTTGATTTGtacgtttttgttgttgtctttggcCATAAACTATATCATTTTGTAAGAATGCAGTAATTGCGTTGTTATAGGTTTGTTGTGATTTGTTACAAAAGGGTTGGGAGAAAAAATGACGAGTAGATTGTGTTAACAGTACGTATATGGTTTTGCAGGACTTTTGTGAGCGTGGCTGCAGATCTTCAGGCCTGAGTTCAGGGACGTTGTCCGCCACGCAGAGTTGTGACATCCTGAGTGCTGCACGCGAGCAAGCTCAGGCCAAGGCAGGCTCAGGACAGAGTGCCTGCAGCGTAGAGGACGTACTGCAGCTCTTGCGCATCCTCTTTACCATTGGAGGAGAACCCTCATCCGGCCGCACACTACAGGAAGGTAAGGAGTCCAGTTCATCCACACAGCATTGTCtttgaggtttttatttttattagtatgcatTTAAAAATCCAATTTCTTTAAGATGTGGAAGAGCTGCAGTTCAATGCATCACCTGAGGAATTCACCAGCAAAAAAATTACAACCAAAATCCTGCAGCAGATTGAGGTAATTAGATGggttaattatgcattttatatacattgtagAGATTTTTGtcgtttgtttgaaataaattaaaactttttattcagtaagaattctttaaattgatcaaaattgatcaTAAAGATTTCTggggttttgttttgtcttgtagGAGCCACTGGCCCTGGCTAGCGGGGCTCTCCCAGACTGGTGTGAACAGTTAACCAGCAAGTGTCCTTTCCTCATACCATTTGAAACCCGGCAGCTTTATTTTACCTGCACTGCATTCGGAGCCTCCAGGTCTGTGATTGCAGTATTGAAAGACATTTTGCTtcatacaatattttacaataataaatctGTGAAACTGTAATTTGAGAACTTGCATCTCTCTCTAGGGCTATTGTCTGGCTCCAGAACCGAAGAGAAGCCACTATGGAACGTTCCCGGCCATCCACAACGGTTCGCCGTGATGATCCTGGCGAGTTCCGTGTAGGTCGGCTCAAGCACGAGCGTGTCAAGGTGCCTCGCGGAGAGAGCATGATGGAGTGGGCTGAGAGTGTGATGCAGATACATGCTGACAGAAAGTCTGTACTGGAGGTAAATGCCACAAcaaacattcagattttttttttttcattgttttaaaaaattaaaaggaaaaaaagtgtaTCGAGTTATGGTTCATTGTGGTTCCAAAGTTCTCCGAAAGGAAAGAGACCGCAGAaagtagttttctttattttgcaaaagcttgaCAGTTTTGAATAATGTCTGGCTTCTATCTGTATAACCAACTAGTGTTGGTATGACCATCACACCGATGACTCGCACACAACATATTTTTGGGACATTGgagcctgttcattatcaaattaaaatacagctaaataaacaaataaagttacACTGCCCCATTGTACAAAATTTGATATAGCcgatatgtatgtatatgtatatatatgtatatgtatatatatatgtgtatatatatgtatatgtgtgtgtgtgtgtgtgtgtgtgtatatatatatatatatacatatataaataaataaggaacaaagctgcaaacatttttaaatatcttaaaaatacttaaatgtctTTTAAAGTGTTGatcgattattttattttttcttgtttagcAGCCTACCTTTTGGCCAAGATCTAGACAAGATGATTTTTGGCTGTGACTAAGCACAGCGGGTTATAGGCTAATGTTACAACAAAAGATGTTTTGTGTAAACCGGGTGTCTGCGGGGTTGAATGAAATTAACCAAAATTAAGGCCATTAAAAAGTATTAGAATGTAATAAACGTCATCTGATGAGGTATTACATTTTTCGAGCCCAATTTCTTTTTAGATTTTTCAATTTGTGTTAAGTGCAGGCCTTTCTTTTAAAATTcgtgtgcatttatttatatgttgaGAGCAGGACCTGCAATATCATGTGATGTGTTCTTTCATACAGAACAAATGCCACTGATGTGGAAACCAGAAAAAACATTGTTCAATAAACACAAAATCTCCACCATTGACCATggattagggatgcacgatattggattttggccgatattcgatatgccgatattttcaaaataattttgaccgataccgatatcgatatatatacaaatatatactgatatatttaaactttaattttactgaagagaaatccatgtatctcttctgtactgattctaccataaatttattattttacaaatgtagacagacattcacatctgaaaaacaggtcaattatttcacttggagaatatcggtttggctcatcggcagaaatattcatatcggccgataccgataatggtcattttaagcttttatcggccgataccgatattgtgccgatattatcgtgcatccctaccatGGATTTAACAGTAAACCATAGAAACAACTTGTGGCAGAAATGGTCTAATGTTTACGAGTGATTTTAAATGGTTCACACAACTTTTCCCAGCACTTCAATGCTTTAAGTATTACTGAATTTGAAAGTTTTAATGTGACGATATTCGTTCATCCTTAATAGGTTTCCCCCATGTATAAAACCGAAAGTTTCATAATGTAGGAAagcaaacacttatttaaaaataaaaaatatatattaaatgactaCTAATAGATGGCTGCAGAGAAGTACTTATAGGCCATTTCCACTccctaatatagcctatatatttttgtattcattaaattatatttagaaattatgaATGACCatgataaaagtacattttatgagATGTAATATATTTGTTACATCTGTAAGACGTCTGCTAAAGATCTGGGAATCATCTGCTGTGTACGCTAATAAACGTCTCGGAagcagttttacatgcattctaatTAGGAAACATCTTAGAGACATACTGCAGATGAAcaagcactcttaaaaatacatcttgcatATGTAAATGCAGACATTAGACATCTCCGAGATGTAAATGTCTGAATATGGAGAGTGCTTTACTGTCAGGTGCTGGAGCCTCCTTCTAGAACTTAATGGCACTGGTGCTGGTGTCCTAGAACGTTAGTCTGGAGCTCTACAGTGGCTCTCCAAGTCAGAAAGGTCTGTGGTATATTTTCATAGCAAAACGAGAAGAAATGCTGCAAATATCACTGCAAAATGAGAAAAGccacagcaaaatcagtaattttaatcgcaaatatcacaaaaaaaaatcctggagGGACTGGCTAATGTTTGGAAGACCTATTTGCTTACATAGTAGTTTGCATTCGAACATTTACACGTATTTGTGATCATTTTATTATTGAGCCTACTGTTGATTGTCGGTAATAGAAGCTATAATATTGGAAAGTTGATTAAATGGAAGTTGGAGTAGACTAATTTACCTGTTAAGTATGCAGATTCAGGATTAATAGCTTCAGTGTAGGCCACAAGCAGGCAGGCCACGGGGTCATGCTCCACCTCTCAAACTGATTCAATATCTAGGTCAGTAGTTCTTAAACTTTTCACAGAGTACCCTCTCAGAAAATATTAGGCTTTCCAAGTACCACCATTGGACTAACATTGACATGGCTTGTGATGGGCATAGTGTTATAGACTTACTGTAATGCTTAATCTGAAGGTTTAGCATGGCTCTGATAAAGCCAAACATAAACTCATTTAAACAAAATCTCTATAATTTATTGTGCTTAATCGTATCCTGAGTACCACCAATCCTGAGTCACAGCTGGAGAACCAATGATCTAACTTTGACCAAACATATCTATCACTGTCAAACGTAGCCCAACACTTGGCTTatgtttattttggattaatAATGCTATAATTATAGGCTAAGGTTGTCTAATAAAGCAGTAAGCCCTGCGAAGCCGTGTTTTCTGCAAAGCTTTGTCCAAAACTATGGACAAAGGCCCACTGTGACATCTTTATTAATCCCTCTGCTTTACTTAAATGTATcagcttaatttattttaataacacctGTGCTTACTTCACGGCCACCTCTTTTTTTAGTTTGCTCGCACATCAGACATCAGACTGAGTAATGATCTATGAAGAAGATGTCTCCTTCCTCATCTGTCTTTATTTCTATTCTTATCTCTGTGGGCAGTTTTCGAGTCCAGTGTTGATGCTAAGTTAAAATGACCTCATTACATTATGATGGAATGTTATTCCAATTGGAAAGATATTTAATTTACGCCACTACAGTTGCAGCTTGAAGTCAcgctgttattaaaaatattttgaaggtggtaaaaaaatgtagtaaaaggTATTAAATTCAACTTAAGAAGTTCTGTATATACCCTGATAAAGAAAACACtacttttattgttgttgttgttattttaggcaaagaaaaaaaaaaaaaactatttcttctACCAAAAtggttttgtaattttaataatgcGGAGGAATGCAGGAACAAGTCCTGCTCACAATTAGAGCTGCCCTTCTTGACCAAAAGAGAATGTTGATAATAAATTTGTTAatcgtagaaaaaaaaaatccatgtccGTGATGGACAGATCATTACCAGCTCTTCTATGTGGTAATTACAGTACATCAGTCAggacattcattttttttctcaataataattacattcatttaaataagtTTATCTAAGCTTGCTGGGTCTTGGTTCCCAGGTTGGGAAACCACTGCTCTTCAGCAACTATTTCAAACTATTTGATGAAGACTGATAATGATTGTTGTTTTGCACAGGTGGAGTTCCAGGGGGAGGAGGGCACTGGTCTTGGACCCACCCTGGAGTTCTATGCTCTTGTCGCTGCAGAGTTCCAGAGGACTTCCCTTGGTATCTGGCTCTGTGACGACGACTTCCCAGATGATGAGTCACGTCAAGTGAGTTCTTTGACTGTTTTACCTTAAGGCACTAGCCCAAGTATGACAGATTGTTTTTAACTTGGATGATTTATGAACTTATTCGTTGTTTAATCAGGTGGATCTGGGTGGTGGCTTGAAACCACCAGGCTATTATGTGCAACGTTCCTGCGGCCTTTTCCCTGCTCCCTTCCCTCAGGACAGTGATGAACTGGAGCGTATCACCAAGCTTTTCCTGTTTCTTGGCATCTTTCTGGCCAAATGCATCCAGGACAACCGGCTAGTGGATCTGCCCATATCCCAGCCTTTCTTCAAACTGCTCTGTATGGGCGACATCAAAAGCAACATGAGCAAGCTACTTTATCAAACTCGTGTCGAGTCGGACTGCCACTTCTCTGAAATCCAGTCCGAAGCTTCCACCGAGGAGGGTCAGGACACTTACTCAGTGGGTAGCTTTGATGAAGACTCCAAGTCTGAGTTCATCCTTGACCCACCCAAGCCCAAGCCACCAGCCTGGTATCACGGCATCTTGACCTGGGAGGACTTTGAACTGGTGAATCCTCACAGAGCACAGTTCCTGAAAGAGCTGAAGGCACTGTCTGTGAAGCGCAGACAGATCCTGGGCAATAAGAGTCTGTCAGAGGATGAGAAGAACACGCGGCTACAGGATCTCATGCTGAGGAACCCTATGGGCTCTGGCCCACCACTTAGTGTAGATGATTTAGGGTGAGCGataaatattactttatatattaaTCAATGAAAATTAGGCAAAAAAAATTTTACAGTCTCTTTGTTATTGAGGTCtcatccaccttatttttcaatgtGGAGGCAAGCCGTTTTTTGTAAATGTGCGAGACATCTGGTTGATTAGCAGCTGTAAGGAAATGGTGAGAAAAATAAAGTGCAGTGAACTGTGAAACTGCACTACAAACCactgtgttcataattaagataaaaccgtattttccagactataagtctcactttttttcatagtttggctggtcctgcaacttatagtcaggtgcgacttatcaaaattaatttgacatgaaccgagagaaatgaacaaagagaaatgaaccaatagaaaacattaccgtctccagccgcgagagggcgctctatgctgctcagtgctcttgtagactacactgaagacatagagtgccctctctgtgacttatgtttttttcctcatcatgacgtattttttggactgatgcgacttatactaagGTGCAACttgtagtccgaaaaatacggaaCATTAATATGATAAGACACAACAGATTGCAATATCAAGCAGTGAAACAATTTATGTGCAGCTAAAAATAGACACCTGTAGCCTCACAtataaaatttacaaatggccaTGCCTGCTCTTATGGGAAAAATCAGGTGGATGTACTTACTAGATTAATAACAGGTAATAATCCATAATtggaagcaaataaaataaaccaaaccCAACCTTTTAGTAAAtgcatgttaattaatattactccatacttaattatataattagattAGTTTGGGAGATGTTTCTTGGATGTTACTTCCTTGCTTTTTCgaggatattttatttatagacaTTAAtcatctgttttaattttattagattaaatttCCAGTTCTGTCCATCATCCAAAGTACATGGCTTTTCATCAGTAGACTTGAAGCCCAATGGAGAGGATGAGGTAGGTTACGTTGTCCAGACACACAGTCTAGTGTCAAAACccgattaaaaattattttgctaaAATTATACTACCATGCAAAAGTTTTGGGTTTGATGTTTTGGTCTGAGAAATAAGATGAAtaaaagttttcaacattgaccggttttaaaatgtattgaaatagaaagttattttaaactgtaatatttcacaatattactattttagtgcatttttaagtaaatgtagCCTTGTGAGAATaagatattaaagaaaaaaaaaactgaccctaTGCTTTTGAATGGTCGTTTAAATGTTTGCCAAGTGGCAAAATGTATAATTCACTGCTTGCTTAGTGCCTGTAATTATGTAACGCGCTGTCCTTGGTGTCATCCTGTGTGGAAAAAGACATGAATGCTAATAACTCTGCTGTCCTCATCAGATGGTCACCATGGAAAATGCAGAGGAGTACGTAGAGCTCATGTTTGACTTCTGCATGCACACAGGAATCCAGAAGCAAATGGAAGCCTTTAGAGGTATGACAGGATTGGCAGGCCTCAAATACTCTCATGCCTTCTACTTTCAGTATGCTCGGGCTACACATCTAACTTGGCTCTCCAagagatatacatttttaaaatatcagttGATAACATTTGTCACAACATTATTCTTATTAGTTACAAATATGttgcaaaatgtaaaacttaaatatacataacTAAATATATCAGATTTTGTGTTCTAATTGCAGTCTGTGTTGTTTTGCAGAGGGCTTTAACAAGGTGTTTCCTATGGAGAAGCTCAGCTCATTTAGTCATAAAGAGGTGCAGATGATCTTGTGTGGCAACCAGTCTCCATCCTGGACCACTGAAGACATTGTTAACTACACAGAACCTAAACTTGGCTACACACGGGACAGGTAGACACTACGGTTATTTCTcgatttgtgaccctggaccaccaaaccagtcataagggtcaattttgggaaattgagatttatacataagaaagctgaataaataagctttcccaatgatgtatggtttgttaggataggactaTTTTTGGCCGAGAAATTAATCTGAGGGcaataaatcaaaatactgagaaaattgcctttaaaactgtccaaatgaagtccttagaaatgcatattatgcataaaaaatattaggaaatatacaaaatatcttaatagaacatgatctttacttaatgttattggcacaaaagaaaaagaaaaatctgtcattttggcCCATATAGtcaattgtttttgctattgctacaaatatacccatgtgACTTTATAACCGGTTTTGTGCTTTGTTCACATTTTATGATGGCACACTTAAGGGTAGGTCTGTGAATTTAAATTTAGCaattgcaatattttatgttgttgtagtatattttctttgaaataatagGTTTCATGTTTAGCTTtctaaataatgtataatatatattaagtaaCTTGGCGACTTTTTAGACCGTGTATTTGATTTGATTGTATTGCAGTCCTGGTTTCTTGCGCTTTGTGCGAGTGCTGTGTGGAATGTCCTCGGATGAGAGGAAAGCCTTCCTCCAATTCACCACAGGCTGCTCGACCCTGCCCCCTGGTGGACTGGCCAACCTCCATCCACGTCTCACAGTAGTCCGGAAGGTACGCAAGCATACTACAATCCATGACGCTAAAACCCAGCCATTAGGATAACATTAAGAAGAGCCAACACTGTCTCAAATCATACCCGCTGTGGTCTTTTCTTCTCTAGGTTGATGCAACCGATGCCAGCTACCCTTCAGTTAACACATGTGTGCACTACTTGAAGTTGCCGGAATACTCCTCCGAAGAGATCATGAGAGAGCGCCTCCTCGCTGCCACTATGGAGAAGGGCTTCCACCTCAACTGAGCATGCTCTCGCTGAATCATTGACTAACTCCCGTACTGTTGAAGCCTGTTGTGTTTTGTTGCAGATAATAAAGCTGTGCCCCAATGAAATCCTTTCTCCCCAAGCACCTCACATGTACCCAGATAAACAGGAAAAACAGTCCCGTCGCAGTTCCACTAGCTCCTGAATCCGATTAGGGTCTCCTCCTCCACTGACTGACTGCTTCACAAGGCCTTTCCCAGGTCACTCTACCGCTTTAAGGGCTTGAGCCGCTGCAGCCAGGGTAGTCTCTCCTCACCTACTGAGTTTACTGTCATTACTCCAAGTTCAGTGTAAATTTTGGCATAGATCATCTTTTTCAGACCCAGTTCTCACCATCTGCAGTGTCAGACCCTGGACACAAGCACACCTGCTTCTGTAGAGCTAACTATAGAGTGTTTGGGCATTTCCTTAACAGGTTTTAAGTTTTACTAGTGCCTGCGTTGTTGAAAAATTAGgattctttttctttcatttgttttacttaATCTGTCTGCATACAATCATGcacatgcttttctttttttctttttttgcttccgTTTCTGTGTGAGTATGATTTCAACTGTTCATTGCCCTGCTAAAGGATCAGTCCTTGAGTGCATTTGtgtaattttacaataaagcTGTAGATACAGAAACACTGGTTCTGTGTGCAAGCacgtttaaaaaaagaaaaaaagacaaagcaaAAAGCAAGCTGTGCTTTCCCTTGTATTTTCTTtgtatattataaacattatttaactCAAGTTGCAGTTTGaagtaaacaaatattttcaaatgtgtatgctccaaaaataatcattaaaatgtttgcaaAGTATCAACACTGTCTTGTTCGCTATTTCCTGCTAAAGATGAACTGACAAACACATTTCTGTTCCTGAATGTGATGTGGGGATGTTCTTGTTGCATATTTAGGAGGAACTTTGACATCTTTGACAAAGCATTGGGATTATTACAGGTCCCATCAAAATTATGGTATTGTAGAAGAATGGAAGACGAACCCTAAGTTTAGACtagtgaaaaacatttatttaacatttggaACAGAAGATTGAGATCTCATTTGCATTGAATCAGCTTTCAGTCATCTTGTCCAGGGCCAGTAGTGGTGCCAGTATCCGGTTCTTATTCGTCTCCACAATGTGTCCATTCAGGATCATTTCATCAAGAATAATGTGTACTTTATCTAAATTGAACATGATCTGATTGTACATTAAGGAATGAAACCCtcatataaatacacatgtatgACTGAAGACACAATCATAGTCAAGTTTGGTCGATAATACTTTGTGTAATTGGACTTATAAAGGATACATCCAGCTCACTCTgtcaagaaaagaaaacatttaatcataaatgaacttaaaacattgcatttttatcTTTTCTCAGAAAGTTGTAATCTTTTATCAAAATGTCAGTACTCACCACACGACTGAAATACTTGTCCAACACTTCCACAAAGTTATGCACAAGCTCATAGATTGAGAGTTCATTCTGTGTGAAAGACAGCAGCCAGAGGCCATAAATCAGACTTTACAAACTACCggaaaaaatatatgattatgtCAATAATTTTTCATGTTACCAATAATGCTAACCTCATTTTCAGTGACGCCAACAACTATGAGAAGTGCTGCGTATTGTCGATACACCAGTTTGTAGTCCTTGTACTCCACAAATGAACACTGACGAAGAAGAAATACAGACATCTGGAGTTCAACAGCAGATTTTAATCCTGAATCTTCGAGTTGGAAGATTTTTAAAGCCAGTTTACGAAGGTAAAATTTGACTGGAAGTCTACAGTTAACGTTACTTGTAAATGATGTGTGTAGATGCACAGATATGTTTCATACAGTAACGTAATCGTTTGCATAACATGCACACCATGTTTCTGTTGTTAATCACTATATCTCCCCGAGGGATATTTCTATGTCTGTTTAGTTAACTTTATTCATGATATTTTGCACTGTAAACAATAGCCAGTCATACACGTGTTGTGGTTAACCATTACTTTGGGAAACGTGACTGACCTCTTCCTTCCTCCGCGCGAGGCATCCCCGGACCACATCAGCTTCCAGAGCTGCTCTCTTCCCAAGCTCCACTTGTTCATAATACTTGGACAGGCGAGTCTGCCCCTGTTTGTTGACCATAAGTAGGAACTTGATCATAGTTATTCAGAAGAGTTAACACCGCTAGAAAGGAGGAGACATTACGTCATTACGTCAGCAAACATCtggaagagtaaaaaaaacaataatagcaCACTTGTGTAAACTGATAGTCATTTTTGGTAAACTTAATTTTCACCAAAATACCACAACAACCCAAATATTGTTACTACTGTAAAATTATTACTGCTAAGTGGATTGTTTGACAGAGCTTGTCATGTGACGTCAACATGGCAGCGTCCATGAGGGGGCGACCCGCTCCATgtagaaaaatacagcttttccCCCATTatgttagattttttatttgaatatttctcaaagtggctattatttatttttattaattttaaaagagtgTGAACTATTTGAAATTCTTTAAATTCTGAAAAAGGTCTGATATTTTGACTCTGCCTGTCCTACTCTATGTATTGCTATGTTTTTCTTTGTGGAAAAAAATGATCCGGGTTAttatttgtaaacttttttttttacgctaGTGTACATtatcggatttttttttttt
This region of Carassius auratus strain Wakin chromosome 17, ASM336829v1, whole genome shotgun sequence genomic DNA includes:
- the ap4s1 gene encoding AP-4 complex subunit sigma-1 — its product is MIKFLLMVNKQGQTRLSKYYEQVELGKRAALEADVVRGCLARRKEECSFVEYKDYKLVYRQYAALLIVVGVTENENELSIYELVHNFVEVLDKYFSRVSELDIMFNLDKVHIILDEMILNGHIVETNKNRILAPLLALDKMTES